The following coding sequences lie in one Xanthomonas hortorum pv. pelargonii genomic window:
- a CDS encoding TonB-dependent receptor, whose translation MKRLIAPHRSCLAVQLSLCLIPTLAWAQQPEAAPSTRTLDSVQVTGTRIKTAELQGQVPIQTLNRADIERTGLTSIGEVLQELTASGSALNAKFNSSGNFGFPPDGGGVGAGSAQVDLRHLGSKRVLVLVDGIRWVNESSASGVGSSTDLNTIPLAIVERIEVLEDGASSLYGSDAIAGVVNIITRRSFDGAQVTLNYGQYGKGDGANQGMDLAWGTSGEDFSLFLGASYVKQDPIYARDRAQARFPIPGTGLTFASSATPDGRFQFVDPNTGVRQNLTPNAGVGTPQYDGSAGCTRSDDYHCFGTADRYNFAEQNLLLTPSERKGVFAQFRYYFNDDVQWYVKALGNRRESTNQAAPEPIFLGPDAGTGNPLADNIVISALNPFNPFGFELNSATNLIQIGRRPVEGGARRFEQQVDTQYFGTGLVGTFEGAARTWFWDVNGMYSKNKAEQTNYGSYNLFNINLGLGDPAACAAVAGCVPLDIFSGAGSITPEMLRWIQPVVRDRSQNELSLFTANLSSELFQLPGGAVSFATGYEYRKYEGSYQPDPLTVAGRYNGVPSLPTSGSYDVNEAYLELNVPIFANSSLGDKLDLNIAGRYSDYSTFGGEFTPKYGLRWQVTDELVLRTSYAEGFRAPTIGELFGSAARADLQLSDPCSIGLGGTAPRGSAANCATLGAPVGYQQANQQISVTTGGNEQLDPERSRSFSAGFVFSPGFASNASWSDRLDLEMTFYRHHVDGAIQAINAQTQLDLCVDTLDALYCNGITRASTGGINAFNNRLTNLGSIKTDGWDVDLFWTLPETGLGRFKLSWQNTFVGRYEALGAVGQRQPQGPGIEVVDSAIPEWTSNAVLDWSLGNWTASWTARHISKLTEQCGDAVEFAVCSDPAVGTNRLDAITYHDAQVGYRVDWLKGLQLTAGLNNVFDKDPPLCLSCSLNGYDASTYDIPGGRFWYARVDLKF comes from the coding sequence ATGAAGCGTCTGATTGCCCCTCATCGGTCATGCCTGGCCGTGCAGTTGTCGTTGTGTCTGATTCCCACACTCGCCTGGGCGCAACAGCCCGAGGCCGCCCCGAGTACGCGCACGCTCGACAGCGTGCAGGTCACCGGCACGCGCATCAAGACCGCCGAATTGCAGGGCCAGGTGCCGATCCAGACGCTCAATCGCGCCGACATCGAACGCACCGGCCTGACCTCGATCGGCGAGGTGCTGCAGGAACTCACCGCGTCCGGCTCGGCGCTCAATGCCAAGTTCAATTCGTCCGGCAACTTCGGCTTTCCGCCGGACGGCGGTGGTGTGGGTGCGGGCTCGGCGCAGGTGGATCTGCGCCATCTCGGGTCCAAGCGCGTGCTGGTGCTGGTGGATGGCATTCGCTGGGTCAACGAATCTTCGGCCTCCGGCGTGGGGTCGTCGACCGATCTCAACACCATTCCGCTGGCGATCGTGGAGCGCATCGAGGTGCTCGAAGACGGCGCTTCGTCGCTGTACGGTTCGGATGCGATTGCCGGCGTGGTCAACATCATCACCCGGCGCAGCTTCGACGGTGCGCAGGTCACGCTCAACTACGGGCAGTACGGCAAGGGCGATGGCGCCAATCAGGGTATGGACCTGGCCTGGGGCACCAGCGGCGAGGATTTCAGCCTGTTTCTGGGTGCCAGCTACGTCAAGCAGGACCCGATCTATGCACGCGACCGCGCGCAGGCCCGCTTTCCGATTCCGGGCACCGGGCTGACCTTCGCCAGCTCGGCAACGCCAGATGGGCGCTTCCAGTTCGTCGACCCCAACACCGGTGTGCGTCAGAACCTCACGCCCAATGCCGGTGTCGGCACGCCGCAATACGATGGCAGTGCGGGGTGTACACGCAGCGACGATTACCACTGTTTCGGCACCGCAGACCGCTACAACTTTGCCGAGCAGAATCTGTTGCTGACACCGTCCGAGCGCAAGGGTGTATTTGCGCAGTTTCGCTATTACTTCAACGACGATGTGCAGTGGTATGTCAAAGCGTTGGGCAATAGGCGCGAGTCGACCAACCAGGCCGCACCCGAGCCGATCTTTCTCGGCCCCGATGCAGGCACCGGCAATCCGCTGGCCGACAACATCGTGATTTCGGCGCTGAATCCGTTCAATCCATTCGGCTTTGAGTTGAACTCGGCTACCAACCTGATCCAGATCGGCCGCCGCCCGGTGGAAGGCGGGGCGCGTCGGTTCGAGCAGCAGGTCGATACGCAATACTTCGGCACCGGTCTGGTGGGCACCTTCGAAGGCGCGGCGCGCACGTGGTTCTGGGACGTCAACGGCATGTACAGCAAGAACAAGGCCGAGCAGACCAACTACGGCAGCTACAACCTGTTCAACATCAATCTGGGGTTGGGCGACCCGGCCGCGTGTGCGGCAGTGGCCGGCTGCGTGCCATTGGATATCTTCAGCGGCGCCGGCAGCATCACGCCAGAGATGTTGCGCTGGATCCAGCCGGTGGTGCGCGACCGCAGCCAGAACGAATTGAGCCTGTTCACCGCCAACCTCAGCAGCGAGTTGTTCCAGTTGCCCGGCGGTGCGGTGTCGTTCGCCACCGGCTACGAGTACCGCAAGTACGAGGGTTCGTATCAGCCCGATCCGCTCACCGTGGCCGGCCGCTACAACGGTGTGCCATCGCTGCCGACCTCGGGCAGTTACGACGTCAATGAAGCCTATCTCGAACTCAACGTCCCGATCTTCGCCAATTCGTCGTTGGGCGACAAACTCGATTTGAATATTGCCGGCCGCTATTCGGATTACTCCACCTTTGGCGGCGAGTTCACGCCAAAATACGGCCTGCGCTGGCAAGTCACCGACGAGTTGGTGCTGCGCACCAGTTATGCAGAAGGCTTCCGTGCGCCGACCATCGGTGAGTTGTTCGGTTCGGCGGCGCGCGCCGACCTGCAGTTGTCCGATCCATGTTCGATCGGGTTGGGCGGCACCGCGCCGCGCGGCAGTGCTGCCAACTGCGCTACGCTCGGTGCGCCGGTGGGCTATCAACAGGCCAATCAGCAGATCTCGGTCACCACGGGGGGCAACGAGCAGTTGGATCCTGAGCGCTCGCGCAGTTTCAGTGCCGGCTTCGTGTTTAGCCCGGGCTTTGCGAGCAATGCCAGTTGGTCGGATCGCCTCGATCTGGAGATGACGTTCTATCGCCATCATGTGGATGGGGCGATTCAGGCGATCAATGCGCAGACGCAGCTGGATCTGTGCGTGGATACGTTGGATGCGCTGTACTGCAACGGCATCACGCGTGCATCCACCGGGGGCATCAATGCGTTCAATAATCGGTTGACCAATCTGGGTTCGATCAAGACCGACGGTTGGGATGTGGATCTGTTCTGGACGCTGCCGGAAACCGGCTTGGGCCGCTTCAAGTTGTCGTGGCAGAACACCTTCGTGGGCCGTTACGAGGCGCTCGGTGCAGTAGGGCAACGGCAGCCGCAAGGTCCAGGCATCGAGGTGGTGGATAGCGCGATTCCCGAGTGGACCAGCAACGCGGTGTTGGATTGGTCGTTGGGCAATTGGACGGCATCATGGACGGCGCGCCACATTTCCAAACTCACCGAGCAATGCGGCGATGCGGTGGAATTTGCGGTGTGTTCCGATCCTGCCGTGGGCACCAATCGGCTAGATGCGATCACCTATCACGATGCGCAGGTGGGTTATCGCGTCGATTGGCTCAAGGGTCTGCAACTGACGGCTGGCTTGAACAACGTGTTCGACAAGGATCCGCCGCTCTGCCTGTCGTGCTCACTCAATGGCTATGACGCGTCCACTTACGACATTCCCGGTGGGCGCTTCTGGTATGCACGTGTGGATTTGAAGTTTTAG